The following coding sequences lie in one Prevotella sp. oral taxon 299 str. F0039 genomic window:
- a CDS encoding DMT family transporter: MWLLGAFISATFLGVYDVFKKKALSDNAVIPVLLLNTIFSSLIFIPFILLSAFTNMLDGSLFYVPTIGIEQHKYIFLKSIIVLSSWVFGYFSMKHLPLTIVGPINATRPVLVLLGAIFVYGEHLNIYQWIGVSLAICSFIFLSRTGHKEGINFKHDKWIYFLVLAAILGAISGLYDKYLMAPVSSGGLGLDKMVVQSWFNIYQMMWMLLVFLFLWYPFRHKVASFKWNYYIIGISIFLCLADFVYFYSLSLEGAMISIMSMVRRGSVIVSFAFGAFILREKNLKGKFFDLLFIIIGMIFLYLGTK, encoded by the coding sequence ATGTGGTTATTAGGTGCATTTATATCTGCTACATTCTTAGGGGTGTATGATGTGTTTAAGAAGAAGGCGTTAAGCGATAATGCTGTCATTCCTGTATTGTTGCTAAACACCATCTTTTCTTCGCTTATTTTTATTCCTTTCATTCTGCTTTCTGCTTTTACCAATATGTTAGATGGTAGTCTTTTTTATGTTCCAACTATTGGTATTGAACAGCATAAGTATATTTTTCTTAAAAGTATCATAGTTCTTTCGTCTTGGGTGTTTGGTTATTTCTCTATGAAACACCTGCCCCTTACTATAGTTGGACCTATTAATGCCACACGACCTGTATTGGTTTTACTTGGAGCAATATTTGTTTATGGAGAGCATTTGAATATTTATCAATGGATAGGAGTGAGTTTGGCCATCTGTTCTTTTATCTTTTTAAGTAGAACAGGACATAAAGAAGGAATCAATTTTAAGCATGACAAATGGATATATTTCCTTGTTTTAGCTGCTATATTGGGAGCTATTAGTGGATTATACGATAAGTATCTCATGGCACCAGTTAGCTCAGGAGGATTGGGTTTAGATAAAATGGTGGTGCAAAGTTGGTTCAATATCTACCAAATGATGTGGATGTTGTTGGTGTTTTTATTTCTTTGGTATCCTTTTAGGCATAAGGTTGCGTCCTTTAAGTGGAACTATTATATAATAGGAATAAGCATCTTTCTTTGTCTTGCCGACTTTGTTTATTTCTATTCGCTAAGCCTTGAAGGTGCAATGATATCGATAATGTCCATGGTTCGCAGAGGAAGTGTTATCGTAAGTTTTGCCTTTGGTGCGTTTATTCTACGAGAAAAGAATCTAAAAGGAAAATTCTTCGACTTACTATTTATCATTATCGGAATGATATTTTTGTATCTTGGAACGAAATAA
- the serS gene encoding serine--tRNA ligase yields MLTLKLITEETERVIKGLEKKHFKGAREAIDNVIGIDKKRKEAQQKLDKNKQEANTISKQVGLLMKEGKKEEAEEIKSKVASLKVLDKQLQEEMESAENELTELLCSIPNIANEDVPEGCDASDNVVVVEGGEKPNLTEDALCHWDLAKKYNLIDFDLGVKVTGAGFPFYIGKMARLQRALEAFFLEEARKSGYLEVQPPYVVNQASGYGTGQLPDKEGQMYHAQLDNLYLIPTAEVPVTNIFRDVILDEKDLPIKRCAYSACFRREAGSYGKDVRGLNRLHQFDKVEIVRIDKPEHSYESLKEMLVHVEGLCKKLELPYRILKLCGGDMSFTSAICFDFEVWSAAQQRWLEVSSVSNFESYQANRLKCRYRHTEDKKIELCHTLNGSALALPRIVAAILENNQTSKGIRVPKVLVPYCGFEMIDDNNF; encoded by the coding sequence ATGCTTACATTAAAACTCATAACAGAGGAGACTGAACGCGTAATAAAAGGCTTAGAGAAAAAGCACTTTAAAGGTGCTCGTGAAGCCATAGATAACGTTATCGGTATAGATAAAAAGAGAAAAGAAGCTCAACAAAAGCTTGATAAGAATAAACAAGAAGCAAATACTATATCGAAGCAAGTGGGCCTTCTTATGAAAGAAGGAAAGAAAGAAGAGGCAGAAGAAATAAAATCTAAAGTTGCTAGTCTTAAAGTTCTTGACAAGCAATTGCAAGAAGAAATGGAGTCTGCAGAAAACGAATTAACAGAGCTTTTATGCTCTATCCCAAACATTGCAAATGAAGATGTTCCAGAAGGATGTGATGCTTCTGATAATGTTGTTGTAGTAGAAGGAGGAGAAAAGCCTAACCTTACTGAAGATGCATTATGTCATTGGGATCTTGCAAAGAAATATAATTTAATTGATTTTGACCTTGGTGTAAAGGTAACTGGTGCAGGTTTCCCTTTCTATATTGGTAAGATGGCACGCTTACAACGTGCTCTTGAGGCTTTCTTCCTTGAAGAAGCACGAAAGAGTGGTTATCTAGAAGTGCAACCACCATACGTAGTTAATCAAGCAAGTGGATACGGAACAGGTCAGTTGCCCGATAAAGAAGGTCAAATGTATCATGCTCAATTAGATAATTTATATCTTATTCCAACAGCTGAAGTACCTGTAACTAATATCTTTAGAGATGTTATTCTAGATGAAAAGGATTTGCCTATTAAGCGTTGTGCTTATTCAGCTTGCTTTAGAAGAGAGGCAGGTTCGTATGGAAAAGATGTACGTGGACTAAACCGTTTACATCAATTTGACAAGGTAGAGATTGTTCGTATTGACAAACCAGAGCACTCTTACGAATCGTTAAAAGAGATGTTGGTTCATGTTGAAGGGTTATGTAAGAAGCTAGAGCTGCCTTACCGCATCTTAAAACTATGTGGTGGAGATATGAGTTTCACTTCTGCTATCTGCTTCGACTTTGAAGTTTGGAGTGCAGCACAACAACGTTGGCTTGAAGTCTCATCAGTATCTAATTTCGAAAGCTATCAAGCAAATCGCTTAAAGTGTCGCTATCGTCATACTGAAGATAAGAAGATTGAACTTTGTCACACTCTAAATGGTTCTGCACTTGCGCTTCCTCGTATTGTTGCAGCAATCTTAGAGAACAACCAAACATCTAAAGGTATCAGAGTTCCAAAGGTTCTTGTGCCTTATTGTGGATTCGAAATGATTGATGATAATAATTTCTAA
- a CDS encoding peptide MFS transporter yields the protein MFENQPKGLFALALANTGERFGYYTMLAIFVLFLQANFGFSSGLAGNIYGIFLAAVYFLPFVGGILADKFGYGKMVTLGIVVMFLGYILLSLPLGTTTVAAIAMFAALAMIALGTGLFKGNLQVMVGNLYDDPKYAEKRDSAFSIFYMAINIGALFAPSTAEAIMDFVQKNYGTSEQDSYHAAFAVACISLIVSMAIYYAFRRTFKHVEGGKKNTTVQAVQKENEVEISKEETKARIQALVLVFAVVIFFWMAFHQNGLTLTLFAKEFTTKNVTGLQGMVFNVWNLVACVFIVYSLFSLFQSKTRKGKLISALVCLLSVEFLVYEYFKAGDVEFKASIFQQFNPFFVIALTPVAMGVFGWLAKLGKEPSAPRKIAYGMLVAALGFLIMFVGSMNLLSPVEQTAAVEAGTASFVSPNWLISTYLVLTFGELLLSPIGISFVSKVAPPKYKGMMMGGWFVATAIGNYLTSIPALLWEKTSLTVIWGVLILLCFISFIFIMLIMKRLEKVSK from the coding sequence ATGTTTGAAAATCAACCGAAAGGACTTTTTGCCTTAGCTTTGGCAAACACTGGCGAGCGATTTGGATATTACACCATGCTTGCTATCTTTGTACTTTTCTTGCAAGCAAACTTTGGATTCTCTTCAGGCCTTGCAGGAAACATCTATGGTATCTTCTTGGCTGCAGTTTATTTTCTACCATTTGTCGGCGGAATTCTTGCCGATAAGTTTGGTTATGGAAAGATGGTTACTCTTGGAATCGTTGTAATGTTCCTGGGGTATATATTACTTTCTTTGCCATTAGGTACCACAACAGTTGCAGCTATTGCAATGTTTGCAGCTCTAGCAATGATTGCTTTAGGTACAGGACTCTTTAAAGGTAACTTACAAGTCATGGTGGGTAATCTATATGATGACCCTAAGTATGCAGAGAAAAGAGATTCTGCTTTCTCTATTTTCTATATGGCTATCAATATTGGTGCGTTGTTTGCTCCAAGTACAGCAGAAGCAATTATGGACTTTGTTCAAAAGAACTATGGAACAAGCGAGCAAGATTCTTACCATGCTGCCTTTGCGGTTGCATGTATTTCACTCATCGTTTCTATGGCAATTTATTATGCTTTCCGCCGTACTTTCAAACACGTTGAAGGGGGAAAGAAAAATACTACTGTACAAGCTGTTCAAAAAGAGAATGAAGTTGAAATCTCTAAAGAAGAAACAAAGGCACGTATTCAGGCACTTGTCCTTGTGTTTGCTGTAGTTATCTTCTTTTGGATGGCATTCCATCAGAATGGACTTACCCTAACTTTATTTGCAAAAGAGTTTACAACAAAGAATGTAACAGGTCTTCAAGGTATGGTATTCAATGTTTGGAATCTTGTTGCTTGTGTATTTATTGTTTACTCTTTGTTTAGTTTATTTCAATCAAAAACAAGGAAAGGAAAACTCATTTCAGCTTTAGTTTGTCTTCTTTCTGTAGAATTCTTGGTATACGAATACTTCAAAGCTGGTGATGTTGAGTTCAAAGCCTCAATCTTCCAACAATTCAACCCATTCTTTGTTATTGCGCTCACTCCTGTTGCAATGGGTGTATTTGGTTGGCTTGCAAAACTTGGTAAAGAACCTTCTGCACCACGTAAAATTGCTTATGGTATGCTTGTTGCAGCTTTAGGATTCTTAATTATGTTTGTAGGTTCAATGAACTTGTTAAGTCCTGTAGAGCAAACTGCAGCAGTAGAAGCAGGTACTGCTAGCTTTGTTTCACCAAATTGGCTTATTTCTACTTATCTAGTTCTTACCTTTGGAGAGCTCCTATTGTCTCCAATCGGAATCAGCTTTGTATCTAAAGTGGCTCCGCCTAAGTATAAAGGAATGATGATGGGTGGTTGGTTTGTGGCAACTGCAATTGGAAACTATCTAACAAGTATTCCTGCATTGCTTTGGGAAAAGACCTCTCTAACCGTTATTTGGGGTGTTCTTATTCTCCTTTGCTTCATCTCATTCATCTTTATCATGCTTATTATGAAACGTCTAGAAAAGGTTTCAAAATAA